Part of the Panicum virgatum strain AP13 chromosome 4N, P.virgatum_v5, whole genome shotgun sequence genome is shown below.
TGCCGAGGAACAGGGACTGGAAGTTGGCCGTCTGCTGCTGGACGACGACCCTGATTATGAGGTCGTCCGGCAGCGCCGGCGCGACCAGCTGCCACCGCGTGACGACGTCCACGGCGCCCTGGGCGGCGGTCACCGGCAGGTTGAACACCGTGACCGTCGCCGGGACGGGCACGAGGCGCACCTGCCACGACAGCACGACGCCgaagctcccgccgccgccgccgcggatggCCCAGAAGACGTCGCTCCCCATGGTGCTCTTGCTCAGGAGCCTCCCCCTGGCGTCCACCAGAACGGCGTCGATGACGTTGTCGATGGCCATGCCGTACTTGCGCAGCAGCatgccgaagccgccgccgctgaagtGGCCCCCCACGCCGACGGTCGGGCACAGGCCCGCCGGGAACCCCAGCCGCCCGCTCGCCTTGCCGACAGCGTAGTAGAGCTCGCCGAGCGTCGCGCCGGAGTCCACCCACGCGGTGGACGCCTGCGGGTCGACGCGCACGTCGCGGAGGCTGGACAGGTCGAGCACCGCGAACGTCTCGTTGCGCACGGCCCGGTACGAGAGGCCCTCGTAGTCGTGGCCGCCGCTGCGCACGCGGAGGCGCACCCCGCTCCGGCGGCCGCAGGCCACGGCGGCCTGCACGTGGGAGGCGTTCGTGGGCGTGACGATGTAGAGCGGGCGCACCGTGGCGGGCGTGAAGAACTTGGGGTTCCGGATGGAGGACTTGAGCAGCGGCGTGAacgacggcgagctcggcgtgAACACGAGCTGGCTGGGGATGCTCGCCGAGAGGCATTGGAGGAAGCCGTCGGACGACGAGGCTTGGGAGGCGTAGCAGCAGAACAAGCAGGCGAAGATGATGAGCACCGCCGGCGGCGGTAGGCTGCTTCTGGCCATGGCCATCTCGCTCTTTTGCTTTCTTGCAGACTTGGCCGCAGCAGTTGTTGTGCTTGCATGGCACCGTGCCACCGTGCTCGATCGACCGTTTATATAGCCGACAAGTGGCGGCTTCTGCACACGTGCGAAATTGTTCTACATCATCTGAAACGGGCATGCCAATGCCATGTAGTCTACACGCCACTCCAGCTGGATGATGAGCAGAAAAGTCATGGTCAACTGTCTAATCGCTATCCATCGGGCGACGGTTTAATTGGGCGCGGGTAAAAGTCCTGAACGCTTTTAAAAACCTGACAACCGAATCTACGTTTGTCACATCTTGG
Proteins encoded:
- the LOC120671350 gene encoding berberine bridge enzyme-like Cyn d 4, which gives rise to MAMARSSLPPPAVLIIFACLFCCYASQASSSDGFLQCLSASIPSQLVFTPSSPSFTPLLKSSIRNPKFFTPATVRPLYIVTPTNASHVQAAVACGRRSGVRLRVRSGGHDYEGLSYRAVRNETFAVLDLSSLRDVRVDPQASTAWVDSGATLGELYYAVGKASGRLGFPAGLCPTVGVGGHFSGGGFGMLLRKYGMAIDNVIDAVLVDARGRLLSKSTMGSDVFWAIRGGGGGSFGVVLSWQVRLVPVPATVTVFNLPVTAAQGAVDVVTRWQLVAPALPDDLIIRVVVQQQTANFQSLFLGTCDALLPVMSSRFPELGFNRSHCREMTWIQSVPYIYLGSGSTVEDLLNRTTSASVFASGYKATSDYVRRAIPRDAWATIFAKLAQPNAGLMILDPYGAAISAVPESATSYPHRAGVLYNIQYMNFWSMAAGDGAVQTKWIRDFYAFMAPYVSSSPREAYFNYRDLDLGENVVVGNVSSYQAGMVWGHKYFKDNYKRLAMAKGEIDPDDYFRNEQSIPPLAQNK